A region from the Bacteroidales bacterium genome encodes:
- a CDS encoding TonB family protein, translating into MEAKKSSKADLEIRKNLFLEAGLIISLSLALVAFEWKSPVKNHIELTQGIIKDDIQDIIDISTHEMPKPKAIPQTFTRIDIVENEINTDDYDPFNAETSEIEDIPVFVPTLAKELPDEKSNSSDEIFVGVEEIPDYPGGGDAMRKFLSEHLIYPEMAKSANIQGTVYIAFVVEKDGSMTDIKVLRGIGGGCDEESVRVLNMMPKWKPGKQREQPVRVSFGIPIQFRLN; encoded by the coding sequence ATGGAAGCCAAGAAATCCAGTAAAGCAGATCTCGAGATTCGCAAGAATCTATTCCTGGAAGCAGGGCTCATTATTTCTCTCTCTCTAGCACTGGTTGCTTTTGAGTGGAAAAGCCCGGTTAAAAATCATATTGAACTTACTCAAGGAATTATTAAGGATGATATCCAGGATATTATTGATATTTCTACTCATGAGATGCCAAAACCTAAAGCTATCCCACAAACATTCACCCGTATTGATATTGTTGAGAATGAAATTAATACGGATGATTATGATCCCTTTAATGCAGAAACTTCTGAAATTGAAGATATCCCGGTTTTCGTACCAACCTTAGCTAAGGAATTGCCGGATGAAAAAAGTAATTCCTCTGATGAAATATTTGTTGGTGTTGAAGAAATACCAGATTATCCGGGTGGAGGAGATGCAATGAGAAAATTCCTTTCTGAACATTTGATATATCCGGAAATGGCTAAATCTGCAAATATTCAGGGTACTGTTTACATTGCATTTGTTGTGGAGAAGGATGGTAGTATGACGGATATTAAAGTTTTGCGTGGAATAGGAGGAGGCTGTGATGAAGAATCTGTTCGGGTATTGAATATGATGCCAAAATGGAAGCCAGGCAAACAGAGGGAACAACCGGTTAGAGTTAGTTTTGGTATCCCAATTCAGTTTCGCCTGAATTAA
- a CDS encoding EFR1 family ferrodoxin (N-terminal region resembles flavodoxins. C-terminal ferrodoxin region binds two 4Fe-4S clusters.), translating to MQNKYDHLLLIYYSGTGNSKRVCEWIGASAESRGIHVVISSYDQFDPEVMNTLKGRTLIGFFSATHGFNMPHSMLAFLLKFKGLKGSDVFIGNTRAGMKLWKLFLPGLSGIAMYFPALIMLAKGYKLKAMYPVDLPSNWISLHPGLRPKVVESVVNRCKRLTTWFAGEVLEGRKVFLKSFILLPLDILVAPIALGYYFIGRYLIAKTFVANYNCNNCGLCVKQCPTHSIIMYGERPYWKFSCESCMHCMNYCPQRAIETAHSFIFILLAISTYAINPWLADLLERISYQWSPMNGILKEVLLFLGKWSAIIFIFWAGYWILHYLMRIPVVNKIITYTSFSTWKFWRRYHIPAPPLKS from the coding sequence ATGCAGAATAAATATGATCACTTGCTCCTGATCTATTATTCGGGAACAGGTAACTCTAAAAGAGTTTGTGAGTGGATCGGAGCATCAGCCGAGAGCCGGGGGATTCATGTGGTTATTTCATCCTATGATCAGTTTGATCCTGAAGTAATGAACACTTTAAAAGGCCGGACACTTATCGGGTTCTTTTCTGCCACACATGGGTTCAATATGCCACATTCCATGCTTGCATTCTTACTTAAGTTTAAGGGGTTGAAAGGATCAGATGTTTTTATTGGAAATACCCGCGCAGGAATGAAGTTATGGAAATTATTCCTTCCCGGCTTAAGCGGCATAGCAATGTATTTCCCCGCATTAATCATGCTGGCAAAAGGATACAAATTAAAAGCCATGTATCCTGTTGACCTTCCCTCAAACTGGATTTCCCTTCATCCTGGTCTCAGACCTAAAGTCGTGGAATCTGTGGTAAACCGATGTAAGCGACTTACTACCTGGTTTGCAGGAGAAGTATTGGAAGGCAGAAAAGTATTTCTGAAATCCTTTATCCTCTTACCATTGGACATATTGGTTGCACCTATTGCTTTGGGGTACTATTTTATTGGAAGGTACCTCATAGCAAAAACTTTTGTTGCTAATTATAACTGTAATAATTGCGGGTTATGTGTGAAACAATGTCCGACACATTCCATCATTATGTATGGAGAACGTCCCTATTGGAAATTCAGTTGTGAAAGCTGTATGCATTGTATGAATTACTGCCCTCAAAGAGCCATTGAAACAGCTCATTCCTTCATATTTATACTCCTGGCAATTTCAACCTACGCCATTAATCCCTGGCTTGCAGACCTCCTGGAAAGAATAAGCTACCAATGGAGCCCGATGAATGGAATTTTGAAAGAAGTCCTGCTTTTCCTGGGAAAGTGGTCGGCTATTATTTTCATTTTCTGGGCAGGATATTGGATTCTCCACTATTTAATGAGAATCCCGGTCGTGAATAAAATCATCACTTACACCTCGTTTAGTACCTGGAAGTTTTGGCGACGATATCATATCCCGGCTCCGCCATTAAAATCATAA
- a CDS encoding FAD-dependent oxidoreductase codes for MHKISEHPILEIPVSEKVTFLFNEKEIIGEKGFTIAAALHQAGFPVHSHSLRNRERSLECGIGKCGACEMLVDGQVRRICITKVDEIKVVSEIPHSHSPSVQVQSPDKPIKIHKTTVVIIGAGPAGLACREELLKQGIDNIVIDNNDKIGGQFLMQTHQFFFFEKEKKFGGMRGFDIAKTLAGDSHEGIFLNSTVWDILEGKRIAVKNINTDEIYYVDADHLVVASGAVPFMPTFENDDLPGVYTAAVVQKMMNSEFTLLGKNVLTVGAGNIGYLTSYQLMQAGAKVKAILEAQPFEGGFPVQANRVRRLGIPIMTSQILLRAIPNEDHSGIIGAVVADCSNFTAVQGTERIIDGIDAINICTGLVPDDQLLIKGNEIFGRHCYGAGDAIRIGEGTSAVVRGKQVAFEILEEMSEPYNYNEYLSVSKEYIDSQQHPYKVIQEPYLPSSGRMHEKPFVLIDCLYGFACNPCEFACPHGAITKTSTSTVPAIDFEKCVGCMDCVYQCPGLAIFGYSLKKDWLFLPIEYHIPEKTEVFLVDNQGAKLGTGIIEKILKKSNKTDIARVKALDISGEELVKVRGFISKQEFPEPVTMTPTLYSKEQEMYVCHCDDVTLGEIVTTIGDRKFISVDEIKHTTRLGMGACRGKRCIRRLKQVLRNKGISIVGDATPRGPLSNQLSMGELFPKTVREEVIIHSKGKSVKKVEARTVIAGGGIGGSSVFRYFAEAGNQPVLINFGRGASWRNIAGGRPAFSLPEIADIARHNLEIFRELQQIKDINLLQTQYVNFAHDEATYKALDESRSWSDAFMVDSKDFSHKISPFISPELKKTYNAALITRDCWQATPGRVIDLIRRLGIENGGKIYEDCQLLDVRKENNKFIVLVKDHEKNFIEFTTDHFVNALGPESEKFTQQLGIETGLYPVKHQAFITRRLPYLGMNGNPLDMLIDRRKYKGFSAVYGQQLGETGQVIGCASPLIEHMEADKNLKINSKEFLEIVSEVFVSWIPQLSSVGFQAVWAGYYVEPRMIIDPELGLFVGLRGQGFMLGQYLAKLYVQKALGKEVPSYFEQLKLKGDGLLEKAFK; via the coding sequence ATGCATAAAATTAGTGAGCATCCCATCCTGGAAATCCCGGTATCTGAAAAAGTTACATTTTTATTCAACGAAAAAGAGATTATCGGAGAGAAAGGGTTTACGATTGCTGCAGCACTACACCAGGCTGGTTTTCCGGTGCATAGCCATAGCCTCAGAAACCGTGAGCGCAGTCTTGAATGTGGAATTGGTAAATGCGGGGCCTGTGAAATGCTGGTTGACGGACAGGTACGAAGAATCTGTATTACCAAAGTGGATGAAATAAAGGTTGTTTCTGAAATACCACATTCCCATTCTCCTTCAGTACAGGTTCAATCCCCTGATAAACCCATTAAAATCCATAAAACAACTGTTGTAATTATAGGAGCTGGTCCAGCCGGACTTGCATGTCGGGAAGAATTGCTGAAACAAGGCATTGATAATATTGTAATCGACAATAACGACAAAATTGGCGGACAGTTCCTGATGCAAACCCACCAGTTTTTCTTTTTTGAGAAAGAGAAGAAATTCGGAGGGATGAGGGGATTTGATATCGCTAAAACGCTTGCTGGTGACAGTCATGAAGGGATATTTCTCAATTCTACTGTTTGGGATATCCTTGAAGGCAAGAGAATTGCAGTGAAAAACATCAATACTGACGAGATTTATTATGTAGACGCTGATCATCTCGTTGTTGCTTCAGGAGCTGTTCCTTTCATGCCAACTTTCGAAAATGATGATCTACCGGGGGTTTATACCGCAGCCGTGGTGCAGAAAATGATGAATAGTGAGTTCACCCTGCTTGGAAAGAATGTTTTAACAGTGGGCGCCGGCAATATTGGATATCTTACATCTTACCAGCTGATGCAGGCAGGAGCAAAAGTAAAGGCCATCCTTGAAGCTCAGCCATTTGAAGGTGGCTTTCCTGTTCAGGCTAACAGAGTGCGCCGACTTGGTATTCCCATCATGACATCGCAGATTCTTTTAAGGGCTATACCTAATGAGGACCATTCAGGAATCATTGGTGCTGTTGTGGCTGATTGCAGCAATTTTACCGCAGTCCAGGGAACAGAGAGAATAATTGATGGAATTGATGCCATCAATATTTGCACAGGGTTGGTCCCGGATGATCAACTCCTGATTAAAGGAAATGAAATTTTCGGCAGACATTGCTATGGAGCAGGTGATGCCATAAGAATTGGAGAAGGTACAAGTGCTGTAGTCAGGGGAAAGCAGGTTGCTTTCGAGATACTTGAAGAAATGTCGGAACCTTACAATTATAACGAATACCTGTCCGTTTCAAAAGAGTACATCGATTCGCAGCAACATCCGTATAAAGTTATACAGGAGCCATATCTTCCCTCTTCCGGACGAATGCATGAAAAGCCGTTTGTTCTGATCGATTGTCTGTATGGTTTTGCCTGTAATCCATGTGAATTTGCCTGTCCCCACGGAGCGATTACAAAAACATCCACAAGCACTGTACCTGCTATTGATTTCGAAAAATGTGTAGGTTGCATGGATTGTGTTTACCAATGCCCCGGGCTCGCGATATTTGGCTACAGTCTTAAGAAGGATTGGTTGTTTTTACCTATTGAATATCATATCCCTGAAAAGACTGAAGTTTTTCTTGTTGATAACCAGGGAGCAAAACTTGGTACCGGAATTATTGAAAAGATCCTTAAAAAATCAAATAAAACGGATATCGCCCGGGTAAAAGCATTAGATATTAGTGGTGAGGAATTAGTTAAAGTAAGGGGATTTATTTCAAAACAGGAATTTCCTGAACCCGTAACCATGACGCCTACCCTGTATTCAAAAGAGCAGGAGATGTATGTTTGCCATTGTGATGATGTTACTCTTGGAGAAATTGTAACAACGATCGGAGACAGGAAATTTATTTCTGTGGATGAGATTAAGCATACCACCCGATTGGGAATGGGAGCATGCCGTGGAAAGCGTTGTATCCGGAGACTGAAACAGGTGCTGCGAAACAAGGGGATTTCCATTGTTGGTGATGCAACTCCCCGGGGTCCATTAAGCAATCAGCTTTCAATGGGTGAGTTATTCCCAAAAACAGTCAGGGAAGAAGTCATCATCCATAGCAAAGGGAAATCGGTTAAAAAAGTAGAAGCACGAACCGTAATTGCCGGTGGTGGAATTGGTGGAAGTTCTGTCTTCAGGTATTTCGCAGAAGCCGGGAATCAACCGGTCCTGATTAATTTCGGACGAGGCGCTTCCTGGAGAAATATTGCAGGAGGCAGGCCAGCTTTCAGCCTTCCTGAAATTGCTGATATTGCAAGGCATAACCTGGAAATATTCAGGGAGCTTCAACAAATCAAGGACATTAATCTCTTACAAACTCAATATGTAAATTTTGCCCATGATGAAGCAACTTACAAAGCTTTAGATGAGTCCAGGTCATGGTCAGATGCTTTCATGGTAGATTCCAAAGATTTCTCCCATAAGATTTCTCCTTTTATCAGCCCTGAGCTTAAAAAAACCTATAACGCGGCATTAATAACCCGGGATTGCTGGCAGGCAACACCAGGTCGGGTGATTGACCTGATCAGGAGGCTTGGTATTGAAAATGGCGGGAAAATTTATGAAGACTGTCAACTTCTGGATGTAAGGAAGGAAAATAATAAGTTTATAGTCCTGGTAAAGGATCATGAAAAGAATTTTATTGAGTTCACAACAGATCATTTTGTAAATGCCCTTGGACCGGAAAGTGAAAAGTTTACACAGCAACTGGGAATTGAAACGGGTCTTTACCCTGTTAAGCACCAGGCCTTCATTACCCGCAGGCTGCCATATCTGGGAATGAATGGAAACCCCTTGGATATGTTGATTGACAGAAGGAAGTATAAAGGCTTTTCGGCAGTGTATGGACAGCAACTGGGAGAAACAGGACAGGTGATTGGTTGTGCATCTCCTTTGATAGAGCACATGGAAGCCGACAAGAATCTCAAAATCAACTCAAAGGAATTCCTCGAAATTGTCTCAGAAGTCTTTGTCTCCTGGATTCCCCAATTATCTTCAGTTGGATTTCAGGCTGTTTGGGCCGGATACTATGTTGAACCCCGGATGATCATTGATCCTGAATTGGGATTGTTCGTAGGCTTAAGAGGACAAGGATTTATGTTAGGACAGTACCTGGCAAAACTATATGTGCAAAAAGCACTCGGTAAGGAAGTTCCATCTTACTTTGAGCAGTTGAAACTCAAAGGTGACGGATTACTTGAAAAAGCTTTTAAATAA
- a CDS encoding polysaccharide biosynthesis/export family protein translates to MKTPSIKLSFVILLVLFTGLFYSCVPQKKIKYLQDSSDTKPSNLIDNKVKDYRIQPGDYLYIRLFTMDKDANMIYSEMSGGNGNTALYEQNIYLTSYLVSDSGFINFPLLGKIPAAGLLVTDIEQNIRLLMLKEVNNAGVVVRLANFKVSILGEVKNPGTYIVNQHRVTIFQALALASDLTTYSNRNSVKLLRKQGAQTLIVNLDLTKKDIISSEYYYLLPGDILYVEPLKYKQYAFESFPYALILSSLSTMLALITFFKI, encoded by the coding sequence ATGAAGACCCCAAGCATCAAATTGTCATTTGTTATTCTATTAGTTTTATTTACCGGGCTGTTTTATTCCTGTGTTCCTCAGAAAAAAATCAAGTATCTGCAAGATTCCAGCGATACAAAGCCTAGTAATCTAATCGACAATAAAGTAAAGGATTATAGAATCCAACCCGGAGATTATCTTTACATCCGCCTCTTTACTATGGATAAGGATGCAAATATGATTTACTCAGAAATGAGTGGTGGAAACGGAAATACAGCCCTTTACGAGCAAAATATCTACCTTACCAGCTACCTTGTGAGTGATTCAGGGTTCATCAATTTCCCCCTGTTGGGAAAAATTCCTGCGGCAGGATTACTTGTGACCGACATAGAACAAAATATCCGGCTATTGATGCTTAAGGAGGTCAATAATGCGGGCGTTGTTGTTCGACTGGCGAACTTCAAGGTTTCTATCCTTGGTGAAGTTAAAAACCCCGGGACATATATTGTGAATCAGCATAGAGTTACCATTTTCCAGGCACTTGCTCTTGCCAGTGACCTCACCACTTATTCAAACAGGAATTCTGTGAAATTACTGAGGAAACAAGGTGCTCAAACCCTTATTGTCAATCTGGACCTGACTAAAAAAGACATCATCTCCTCTGAATATTATTACCTGCTGCCAGGCGATATATTATACGTTGAACCTCTCAAGTACAAGCAATATGCCTTTGAATCATTCCCATATGCTTTGATACTATCAAGTTTGTCGACAATGCTCGCCTTGATTACTTTCTTTAAAATCTAA
- a CDS encoding TetR/AcrR family transcriptional regulator, giving the protein MTEKLSKDIRISSIIAAAVEEFLEKGYENSSMDAIAKKAGISKGGLYHHFRNKDEILSNANKVFTAPIMQMFEELGSNNMVIPALKKYIGDYIQYWDQHRKELRFFFLSMNKGFSDPSLLGDYTDYFRQELAFIEEIYAKGMINGDLTSLNARQLALSLISAMDGALAYLLIDDQLNPDELILSFQQQFVEHYKSATYAE; this is encoded by the coding sequence ATGACAGAAAAACTTTCAAAAGACATCAGGATTTCATCCATCATAGCTGCTGCTGTGGAAGAGTTCCTTGAAAAGGGATACGAAAATTCATCCATGGATGCCATTGCTAAGAAAGCCGGGATTAGCAAAGGTGGCCTCTATCATCATTTCAGAAACAAAGACGAAATCCTTTCAAATGCTAACAAGGTATTCACAGCCCCGATTATGCAGATGTTTGAAGAGCTTGGTTCGAATAATATGGTCATTCCGGCCTTGAAGAAATATATCGGGGATTATATTCAGTACTGGGATCAACACAGGAAAGAACTCCGGTTTTTTTTCCTGAGCATGAATAAAGGATTTTCTGATCCTTCTCTTCTGGGTGATTACACGGATTATTTCAGACAGGAATTGGCATTTATTGAAGAAATTTATGCCAAAGGGATGATAAATGGTGATTTAACCTCGCTGAATGCGCGGCAACTGGCCTTATCACTGATCTCGGCAATGGATGGCGCTTTAGCTTACTTATTAATTGATGATCAACTCAATCCCGATGAATTGATCCTGTCCTTTCAGCAACAATTTGTAGAACATTACAAGTCAGCCACATATGCAGAATAA
- a CDS encoding polysaccharide biosynthesis tyrosine autokinase: MDTSPIFNPELKQKDQPIDYKALFYKILSNWYLFVIAILVSLSLAFLFNKFAKSVYKVKTTLVIKGEQRNMNMIDPQKMLGLGASTSTQDLQTEIGILKSRFLISRAIRQLDFYVSYFKEDNFVVNEIYKECPFTVVFDSTHIQPVSNLKFNVTILSKNQFQLSADGQEIALYDYSKLTEVDEKIKIKSLSLKKKIAFGDVVTDSAFSFKIELNDKFDPATDIGKNYQFLFNSLNTLVTNFSGFAIEPINKDAMIVEISYNGNSRLKSVDFLNVLAREYIQLGLEKKNRIAFNTINFIDTQLTDIGDTLRSNESQLQNFQSNKEIMDIDAQSQQTYSYLTQLESQKAELLVKSKYYKYLQDYLKKNNDDIDKMPVPSSLGIEDPLLNSLINELTLLYSERSQRLVNLRETSPVIIALNNKIRSAQKSLLENISYTVNTSDITIRDLNGKIGQLTNKFKSLPATQRQLLGIKRMVNLNNQIYTYLLEKRSEAQIKLASNSADNEILDIAEANLTEKVYPKTTLNFTIALLLGFIIPILFILGKDYLNDTIIEKRDVENHTNLPIVGHVLHNSHNTNLVGAIYPKSSLTESIRAVRTNLHFITQGSEKVTIVVTSSTVGEGKSFTSMNLASIYAQFDRKTLLIGYDLRKPKLYQDLGLSNDYGITSYLIGKATIDQIIQKTPFDNLDIITAGPIPPNPTELISTSRNDELIEKLKGMYDYIVLDTPPIGLVTDAYLLMKYADVTIMVVRQNYTHKKMFNAIITDVENREIKNAVVLVNDVNLEKSAYGGYGYGYGYGYGYGYGYGASHGYYTDEVETEDPGVFKKLFS, from the coding sequence ATGGACACTTCACCTATTTTTAATCCTGAATTAAAGCAAAAGGATCAACCTATTGATTATAAAGCGCTATTCTATAAAATACTGTCTAATTGGTATCTTTTTGTAATAGCAATCCTGGTTTCACTTTCTCTGGCCTTCCTTTTCAACAAGTTTGCCAAGTCGGTTTACAAAGTGAAAACTACTTTGGTAATCAAGGGAGAACAAAGGAATATGAATATGATTGATCCTCAGAAAATGTTGGGATTGGGTGCCAGTACAAGCACACAGGACTTACAGACTGAGATCGGCATTTTAAAATCCCGCTTCCTCATTTCTCGTGCTATCCGACAATTGGATTTTTATGTATCCTATTTCAAGGAAGATAACTTTGTGGTAAATGAAATTTACAAGGAATGTCCATTCACGGTTGTTTTCGACTCAACTCATATACAACCTGTCAGCAACTTAAAGTTTAATGTGACCATTCTTTCTAAAAATCAGTTTCAGTTAAGTGCCGATGGTCAGGAAATTGCTCTGTATGATTATAGTAAACTTACAGAAGTTGATGAGAAAATTAAGATCAAATCGCTTTCATTGAAGAAGAAGATTGCATTTGGTGATGTTGTAACAGATTCTGCCTTTTCCTTTAAAATTGAATTGAATGATAAGTTTGATCCTGCAACTGATATCGGGAAAAACTACCAGTTCCTGTTTAACTCATTAAACACCCTTGTTACCAATTTCTCAGGATTTGCTATTGAACCGATCAACAAGGATGCTATGATCGTTGAAATATCCTATAATGGGAATTCCAGGCTTAAATCCGTTGACTTCCTTAATGTTCTTGCGAGAGAATACATCCAGCTTGGCCTTGAAAAAAAGAACCGGATCGCTTTTAATACCATCAACTTTATTGATACTCAGCTTACAGATATTGGTGACACATTGCGATCGAATGAATCACAATTGCAGAATTTCCAATCGAATAAAGAGATCATGGATATAGATGCACAATCGCAGCAAACCTATTCTTATCTCACACAATTAGAATCCCAGAAAGCGGAATTGCTGGTAAAATCAAAATACTATAAATATCTTCAGGATTACCTGAAAAAGAACAATGATGACATCGATAAGATGCCGGTTCCTTCTTCGCTTGGAATTGAGGATCCCTTACTCAACTCTCTTATCAATGAACTTACTCTGCTTTATTCTGAACGTTCACAGCGCCTGGTAAACCTTCGTGAGACCAGCCCTGTAATTATCGCTCTTAATAATAAAATTAGAAGTGCACAAAAATCACTTCTCGAAAATATCTCTTACACAGTTAATACTTCTGATATTACCATCAGGGATTTGAATGGAAAAATCGGACAACTTACCAATAAGTTTAAATCACTACCTGCAACACAACGTCAGTTATTAGGTATTAAGCGTATGGTCAACCTGAATAACCAGATCTATACCTACTTACTGGAAAAACGTTCAGAAGCACAGATTAAACTAGCCAGCAACAGCGCTGATAATGAAATTCTGGATATTGCGGAAGCGAATCTCACAGAGAAGGTTTATCCAAAAACCACCCTGAATTTCACAATTGCTCTTCTCCTTGGTTTCATTATTCCTATTCTCTTTATTCTTGGTAAAGATTATCTGAATGATACCATCATTGAGAAAAGGGATGTCGAAAACCATACCAATCTGCCGATTGTTGGCCACGTCCTGCATAATAGTCATAATACCAACCTCGTTGGTGCTATTTATCCAAAATCATCTCTTACTGAATCCATCAGGGCAGTAAGAACAAATCTGCACTTCATAACACAAGGGAGCGAAAAGGTTACCATTGTGGTTACCTCCTCAACGGTGGGGGAAGGAAAGTCGTTTACATCAATGAACCTTGCATCCATTTATGCGCAGTTTGACAGAAAAACACTTCTCATTGGTTATGACCTTCGTAAACCGAAATTATACCAGGATCTTGGGTTATCCAACGACTATGGTATCACTTCTTACCTCATTGGTAAAGCCACTATTGACCAAATTATTCAGAAGACACCATTCGACAACCTGGATATTATTACTGCAGGTCCCATTCCTCCAAATCCAACAGAATTAATCTCAACTTCCCGCAATGATGAGTTGATTGAAAAACTTAAAGGAATGTATGACTATATCGTACTTGATACTCCTCCTATCGGATTGGTTACTGATGCATACTTACTGATGAAATACGCAGATGTTACCATCATGGTTGTGCGCCAGAACTATACCCATAAAAAGATGTTTAATGCAATTATTACCGATGTTGAGAACAGGGAGATTAAGAATGCTGTTGTCCTTGTAAACGACGTCAATCTTGAAAAATCCGCTTATGGTGGATATGGCTACGGTTATGGTTATGGCTACGGTTATGGTTATGGTTATGGGGCTTCACATGGATATTATACCGATGAAGTAGAAACTGAAGACCCGGGTGTTTTCAAGAAACTCTTCTCATAA